The Aurantiacibacter arachoides genome window below encodes:
- a CDS encoding sensor histidine kinase — translation MDARFVPVAGIVLALLCCGVLLANGVDLWVVAGVLTVWIGSFWLAVPPPAAPPPAASDGLTISQSGVRDLIEKSGLPMLLLDGERIIVANAEARREIGQHVTGQDARVALRHPAAIDLLGRERGGAVTVQGLTGPRSNWQMSVQPINTRYRLVELINRTSEADVSRAHTDFVANASHELRTPLSSIIGYLETLEDEGEDIDPALARRFRSTVLREARRLQSLIADLLSLSRVEAEKHDQPREAIDLAQVVRSSARDAAGIDNMPRIEFAVVSGPVPVRGDSNQLEQLVRNLVDNALKYGTPESPVTVSLDRGDRDMAVLQVVDRGDGIDPDHLPHLTRRFYRTDPGRSRAAGGTGLGLAIVKHIVERHRGRLDIESQRGEGTTVTVRLPLAADA, via the coding sequence ATGGACGCACGCTTCGTTCCCGTCGCCGGCATCGTGCTGGCCCTGCTGTGCTGCGGCGTGCTGCTGGCCAACGGCGTCGACCTGTGGGTTGTCGCAGGTGTGCTTACGGTCTGGATCGGCTCGTTCTGGCTCGCCGTCCCGCCCCCCGCCGCCCCGCCGCCCGCCGCCAGCGACGGGCTGACGATCTCGCAATCGGGCGTGCGCGACCTGATCGAGAAATCCGGCCTGCCCATGCTGCTGCTGGATGGTGAACGCATCATCGTCGCCAATGCGGAGGCGCGGCGGGAGATCGGCCAGCACGTGACGGGGCAGGATGCGCGCGTCGCCCTGCGCCACCCCGCGGCGATCGACCTGTTGGGGCGCGAACGCGGCGGCGCAGTTACCGTGCAGGGCCTCACCGGGCCGCGCAGCAACTGGCAGATGAGCGTGCAACCGATCAACACTCGGTATCGCCTTGTCGAGCTCATCAACCGTACTTCCGAAGCCGACGTCAGCCGCGCGCACACCGATTTCGTCGCCAATGCCAGCCATGAACTGCGCACGCCGCTGTCCAGCATCATCGGCTATCTCGAAACGCTGGAGGATGAGGGCGAGGACATCGACCCCGCGCTCGCCCGTCGGTTTCGCTCTACCGTGTTGCGCGAGGCGCGGCGTCTGCAGAGCCTGATCGCCGATCTCCTTTCCCTCAGCCGCGTGGAGGCCGAGAAGCACGACCAGCCGCGCGAGGCGATCGACTTGGCCCAGGTGGTGCGCAGTTCCGCGCGCGATGCGGCGGGGATCGACAACATGCCGCGAATCGAATTCGCCGTTGTTTCGGGACCGGTCCCGGTCCGCGGCGATTCCAACCAGCTCGAACAACTCGTGCGCAATCTCGTCGACAATGCGCTGAAGTACGGCACGCCGGAATCGCCTGTCACCGTTTCGCTCGATCGCGGCGACCGGGACATGGCGGTGCTGCAAGTCGTCGATCGCGGCGACGGGATCGATCCGGACCACCTGCCGCATCTCACGCGCCGCTTTTACCGCACCGATCCGGGGCGCAGCCGGGCTGCCGGCGGGACGGGCCTGGGCCTCGCCATCGTCAAGCATATCGTGGAACGGCATCGCGGCCGCCTCGATATCGAAAGCCAGCGCGGCGAAGGCACGACGGTTACAGTGCGCCTCCCCCTCGCCGCTGACGCCTGA
- a CDS encoding OprO/OprP family phosphate-selective porin: MRSIACLPLPALALIATPAAAQHGDRAASEAEIESLQAQVAVLSEQLAILTARIESMAQQGSPQTATTAAPPPAAASDPSAPTVAIGMDAAPEIESADGFSFKPFGRLQLDAGMTALPDGLARGDGFGAEIRRARVGVEGTIPGGFGYKIEIDVATGEAELTDALLTYEAGDVELTAGQHNTFQGLEELTSSRFTSFIERAAFTDAFGFERRLGVSAQYGSGPVLVQAGVFADTIADLPESDAWSVDGRVVYFPVVAGTQFHVGGSVHYTEVDDGGTVRYRQRPLVHFTAERLINTGTLAGDSEFGLGLELAAIRGPFHFAAEGFRQQVSGLGLADETASFHGGYIEGGLFLTRDDTRGYRGGRWNRTRPARPVGEGGIGAVQANLRYDYLELNDRRVRIVGGSQNAYQGSLVWTTTDYTRFQVNYAHIAYDEAVFALPDGTRDYSADVIGMRAEIDF, from the coding sequence ATGCGCTCGATTGCCTGCCTCCCCCTGCCAGCCCTCGCCCTGATCGCGACGCCCGCAGCGGCGCAGCACGGCGACCGTGCCGCCAGCGAAGCGGAGATCGAATCGCTGCAAGCGCAGGTCGCGGTGCTGAGCGAGCAATTGGCCATTCTTACCGCGCGTATAGAATCGATGGCCCAGCAAGGTTCGCCCCAGACGGCAACCACGGCAGCGCCGCCCCCCGCCGCCGCCAGCGATCCTTCCGCGCCAACGGTTGCGATCGGCATGGACGCCGCGCCGGAGATCGAGAGCGCGGACGGATTCAGCTTCAAGCCCTTTGGCCGTCTGCAACTCGACGCCGGGATGACTGCGCTGCCCGATGGCCTTGCCAGGGGCGATGGGTTCGGCGCGGAGATTCGCCGCGCGCGGGTGGGTGTGGAAGGCACGATCCCCGGCGGCTTCGGCTACAAGATCGAGATCGATGTCGCGACGGGCGAGGCCGAACTGACCGACGCCCTGCTGACCTACGAGGCGGGCGATGTCGAGCTGACCGCCGGCCAGCACAACACCTTTCAGGGCCTGGAGGAACTGACCAGCAGCCGGTTCACGTCGTTCATCGAACGCGCCGCCTTCACCGATGCCTTCGGGTTCGAGCGGCGCCTTGGCGTCTCGGCCCAATACGGCAGCGGCCCGGTTCTGGTCCAGGCGGGCGTCTTTGCCGATACTATCGCCGATTTGCCCGAATCGGACGCGTGGAGCGTCGATGGCCGCGTGGTCTACTTCCCGGTCGTGGCGGGCACGCAGTTCCATGTCGGCGGCTCGGTACATTACACCGAGGTCGATGACGGGGGCACGGTCCGGTATCGCCAGCGCCCGCTGGTGCACTTCACCGCAGAGCGGCTCATCAATACCGGCACCCTGGCGGGCGACAGCGAATTTGGCCTCGGCCTGGAACTGGCCGCCATCCGCGGGCCGTTCCACTTCGCTGCCGAAGGCTTCCGGCAACAGGTCTCCGGCCTTGGCCTGGCTGACGAGACCGCCTCCTTCCACGGTGGCTACATCGAAGGCGGCCTGTTCCTCACGCGGGACGACACCCGCGGGTATCGCGGCGGGCGCTGGAACCGCACGCGTCCGGCGCGGCCCGTGGGCGAAGGCGGCATTGGCGCAGTCCAGGCGAACCTGCGCTACGATTACCTCGAGCTCAACGACAGGCGTGTCCGCATCGTCGGAGGGTCGCAGAACGCCTACCAGGGCTCGCTGGTCTGGACTACGACCGACTACACCCGCTTCCAGGTCAACTACGCCCACATCGCGTATGACGAGGCCGTCTTCGCGCTGCCCGACGGCACGCGCGATTACAGCGCCGACGTGATCGGCATGCGAGCGGAGATCGATTTCTGA
- a CDS encoding YceI family protein, with the protein MRKLVLAAAASVTIAAAAVAVTTAPIHAQAGPEAQEITVTSGTYTTDPNHTLVGWSLDHLGFNDYFGIYGNVTGTLMLDAENMANTSVDITIPLDTPTVASAGLAQHLLRAGADGAAPDFFGPSPEPARFVSTAVHPMGDNQAHIIGNLTFNGQTHPVEITAGLSGAGTNGMNQKDTLGFHGTAIIVRSQWGLGWGTQFGLGDEVKLNITAAFEK; encoded by the coding sequence ATGCGCAAACTCGTTCTCGCCGCCGCCGCCTCGGTCACCATAGCCGCTGCCGCGGTCGCGGTCACCACCGCGCCGATCCATGCGCAGGCTGGTCCCGAAGCGCAGGAAATCACTGTCACCTCGGGCACCTACACCACAGATCCGAACCACACGCTGGTCGGCTGGAGCCTCGACCACCTCGGCTTCAACGACTACTTCGGCATCTACGGCAACGTTACCGGCACCCTGATGCTCGATGCCGAGAACATGGCCAACACCAGCGTCGACATCACCATCCCGCTCGATACGCCCACCGTTGCCAGCGCCGGCCTTGCCCAACACCTGCTGCGCGCCGGTGCCGATGGCGCGGCGCCGGATTTCTTTGGCCCAAGCCCGGAGCCGGCGCGTTTCGTCTCCACCGCAGTTCACCCGATGGGCGACAACCAGGCGCACATCATCGGCAACCTCACGTTCAACGGGCAGACCCATCCGGTGGAGATCACCGCCGGCCTTTCGGGCGCGGGCACCAACGGCATGAACCAGAAGGACACGCTCGGCTTCCACGGCACGGCCATCATCGTGCGCTCGCAATGGGGCCTTGGCTGGGGCACCCAGTTCGGCCTCGGCGACGAGGTGAAGCTCAACATTACCGCCGCGTTCGAGAAGTAG
- the leuA gene encoding 2-isopropylmalate synthase has protein sequence MSMLRDPSAKYRPFPQVNLPDRQWPSRTLTAPPRWLSTDLRDGNQSIIDPMDRAKKNRFFDLLVDIGVKEIEVGFPAAGETEFDFISWLVQSGRVPDDVVVQVLTQSRADLIKRSFESLEGAREAIVHLYNAVSPAWRDIVFRMTRAEVKQIAIDGARLLVDEAAKRPGTKWHFQYSPETFSTAELDFSLEVCEAVMQVVGPSAEWPIILNLPATVEASTPNVYADQIEYFCRNLPNREAAVISLHTHNDRGTGVAAAELGMMAGADRVEGCLFGNGERTGNCCLVTLALNLYTQGIDPGLDFSDIDRVIETVEYCNELPVHQRHPYGGELVFTAFSGSHQDAIKKGFEANEVQNDPQWRVPYLPIDPADLGRSYEAVIRVNSQSGKGGFAWVLQQDQGLRLPKRMQAHFSRHVQAMADDLGRELNAADIWNCFRHAYYLEDEARRFALVDYDESRTTQGDRVFTGTIRHQGEEQRVSGRGNGLISSVLATIRDTYGLDFEVVDYSEHALGSGVDARAAAYIEWALPDGTGGWGVGVDEDVATAGVRALLSAANSASRGLDLSPAGSGETAT, from the coding sequence ATGTCCATGCTCCGTGACCCGAGCGCCAAGTATCGCCCCTTTCCGCAGGTGAACCTGCCAGATCGCCAGTGGCCGAGCCGCACGCTCACCGCCCCGCCGCGGTGGCTTTCCACCGACCTTCGCGATGGCAACCAGTCGATTATCGACCCGATGGACCGGGCGAAGAAAAACCGCTTCTTCGATCTGCTGGTGGACATCGGCGTGAAGGAAATCGAGGTCGGTTTCCCCGCCGCGGGCGAGACCGAGTTCGATTTCATCAGCTGGCTCGTCCAGTCGGGCCGGGTGCCTGACGACGTGGTGGTGCAGGTCCTCACCCAGTCGCGCGCGGACCTGATCAAGCGCAGCTTCGAAAGCCTCGAGGGCGCCCGCGAAGCCATCGTGCATCTCTATAACGCCGTCAGCCCGGCCTGGCGCGACATCGTCTTCCGCATGACCCGGGCCGAGGTGAAGCAGATCGCAATCGACGGCGCGCGCCTGTTGGTGGACGAGGCGGCGAAGCGGCCCGGCACGAAATGGCACTTCCAGTATTCGCCCGAGACCTTCTCAACCGCCGAGCTCGATTTCAGCCTCGAGGTGTGCGAGGCGGTGATGCAGGTCGTAGGGCCGAGCGCGGAATGGCCGATCATCCTCAACCTGCCCGCCACGGTCGAGGCATCGACGCCCAACGTCTATGCCGACCAGATCGAGTATTTCTGCCGCAACCTGCCGAACCGGGAAGCGGCGGTCATCAGCCTCCACACCCATAACGATCGCGGGACCGGCGTTGCCGCCGCGGAACTGGGCATGATGGCGGGCGCTGACCGGGTAGAAGGCTGCCTGTTCGGCAATGGCGAGCGCACCGGCAACTGCTGCCTGGTGACCCTGGCGCTCAACCTGTACACGCAGGGGATCGACCCCGGCCTCGACTTCTCGGACATCGACCGGGTCATCGAAACGGTCGAATACTGCAACGAATTGCCCGTTCACCAACGCCACCCCTATGGCGGCGAGCTGGTGTTCACCGCCTTTTCCGGCAGCCACCAGGATGCCATCAAGAAGGGGTTCGAAGCGAACGAGGTGCAGAACGATCCGCAGTGGCGGGTGCCCTATCTGCCGATCGACCCGGCCGATCTTGGCCGCAGTTACGAGGCGGTCATCCGCGTCAATTCGCAAAGCGGCAAGGGCGGCTTTGCATGGGTGCTGCAACAGGACCAGGGGTTGCGCCTGCCCAAGCGGATGCAGGCGCATTTCAGCCGCCATGTGCAGGCGATGGCCGACGATCTGGGACGCGAATTGAACGCCGCCGATATCTGGAACTGTTTCCGCCACGCCTACTACCTCGAGGATGAGGCACGGCGGTTCGCCCTCGTCGATTACGACGAAAGCCGAACCACGCAGGGCGACCGCGTATTTACCGGCACGATCCGCCACCAGGGCGAAGAACAGCGCGTTTCGGGGCGCGGCAACGGGCTTATATCCTCTGTCCTCGCGACGATCCGCGATACCTATGGCCTCGATTTCGAGGTCGTCGATTATTCGGAGCACGCGCTGGGCAGCGGCGTCGATGCGCGGGCGGCGGCCTACATCGAATGGGCCCTGCCCGACGGCACCGGCGGATGGGGCGTGGGCGTGGACGAGGACGTGGCCACTGCCGGCGTGCGCGCGCTGTTGTCCGCTGCGAACAGCGCGTCCCGTGGATTGGATCTCAGCCCGGCCGGGAGCGGGGAGACGGCAACTTGA
- the pstA gene encoding phosphate ABC transporter permease PstA: MSDLVHPTRTPAFEARMKKRYAAERRFKAMGLSAVVFSIAVLLFLLVTMTLNGVGGFQRAVMSVPIDFPAMGLSAPAETEDQGAAIRALQGQGLQEVVQFSADEALGEAGAAQINPEAWRQVGEAIVNDPTILQRQATFALPASEKLASALRGDGQTELQPLAQDLAERGLLERRFDTGFLTRADATDPQMVGIWGALKGSILTMIVTLLLAFPIGVLAALYLEEYAPKNRWTDVIEVSINNLAAVPSIIFGLLGLAVFLTLFPSMRSAPLIGGMTLALMTMPVIVISGRNAIKAVPPSIRDGALAVGASPVQVVFHHVLPLALPGILTGTIIGMARALGETAPLLLIGMRAFVATPPDGFTDNATVLPMQIFLWSDEIDRGFVERTSAAIIVLLIFLLLMNGVAIYLRNRFEKKW; encoded by the coding sequence ATGAGTGACCTCGTCCATCCCACGCGCACCCCCGCCTTCGAAGCGCGGATGAAAAAACGCTATGCGGCAGAGCGCCGGTTCAAGGCGATGGGCCTTTCCGCCGTCGTCTTCTCCATCGCCGTGCTGCTGTTCCTGCTCGTCACCATGACGCTGAACGGCGTCGGCGGTTTTCAGCGCGCGGTGATGAGCGTGCCGATCGATTTCCCCGCCATGGGGCTGTCCGCACCTGCCGAGACCGAGGATCAGGGCGCGGCCATCCGGGCCCTGCAGGGTCAGGGATTGCAGGAAGTAGTCCAGTTCAGCGCCGACGAGGCTCTGGGCGAGGCCGGCGCGGCGCAGATCAATCCGGAAGCCTGGCGGCAGGTCGGTGAGGCGATTGTCAACGATCCGACGATCCTCCAGCGCCAGGCCACTTTCGCGCTCCCCGCGAGCGAGAAATTGGCCAGCGCGCTGCGCGGTGATGGCCAGACCGAACTGCAGCCGCTCGCCCAGGATCTGGCGGAGCGCGGTCTGTTGGAGCGGCGTTTCGATACCGGATTCCTGACCCGCGCGGACGCAACCGATCCGCAAATGGTCGGCATCTGGGGCGCGCTGAAGGGTTCGATCCTCACGATGATCGTTACCTTGTTGCTGGCCTTTCCCATCGGCGTGCTGGCAGCACTCTATCTCGAGGAATACGCGCCAAAGAACCGCTGGACCGACGTGATAGAGGTGTCGATCAACAATCTCGCCGCCGTGCCCTCGATCATCTTTGGCCTGCTCGGCCTCGCCGTGTTCCTCACGCTGTTCCCCTCCATGCGCTCGGCCCCGCTGATCGGGGGGATGACACTTGCACTGATGACCATGCCGGTCATTGTCATCTCGGGGCGCAACGCGATCAAGGCCGTGCCGCCGAGCATCCGCGACGGCGCGCTGGCCGTGGGCGCCAGCCCGGTGCAGGTGGTGTTCCACCATGTCCTGCCCCTCGCCCTCCCCGGCATCCTGACCGGCACCATCATCGGCATGGCCCGCGCGCTGGGCGAAACCGCGCCGCTGCTGCTGATCGGAATGCGCGCCTTCGTCGCCACTCCGCCCGATGGCTTCACTGACAACGCCACGGTGCTGCCGATGCAGATCTTCCTCTGGTCGGACGAAATCGACCGTGGCTTCGTCGAACGCACCAGCGCGGCGATTATCGTGCTACTGATCTTCCTGTTGCTGATGAATGGCGTCGCCATTTACCTGCGTAACCGCTTCGAAAAGAAATGGTGA
- a CDS encoding substrate-binding domain-containing protein, with amino-acid sequence MKTIAIIAAALAATALTACNSGSPGSTGGDSRDAIRAVGSSTVYPFARRVSEVFTSEYPDFASPVIESTGTGGGISLFCSGIGPSTPDIAHASRRMKDSEFADCQANGVTDIAEIQVGMDGIAIASAKGGITMDLTPEQLYRALAANPYGEAQTTNTWNDVDPSLPNLPILVYGPPTTSGTRDAFEELIMLAGCESNAAFAATEEADEDAYETTCTELRSDGKYVDQGEQDNLIVQKIEGNENAIGVFGYSYLEENADRLQGLHINGVEPTYDNIASFAYPGARPLYIYVKKEHIGIIPGLQEFLSTWVASWGEDGVLAQIGLVTNRGDVMAAQTSAVTDLPSLTAQDLQ; translated from the coding sequence ATGAAGACCATTGCCATCATCGCCGCCGCGCTGGCCGCCACCGCGCTTACCGCCTGCAATTCGGGCTCTCCCGGATCCACCGGCGGCGACAGCCGCGACGCCATTCGCGCCGTGGGCTCGTCCACCGTCTATCCCTTCGCCCGCCGCGTCAGCGAGGTATTCACCAGCGAATATCCGGACTTCGCCTCGCCGGTGATCGAATCGACTGGCACCGGGGGCGGCATCAGCCTGTTCTGTTCCGGCATCGGCCCCTCCACGCCCGACATCGCCCATGCCTCGCGCCGGATGAAGGACAGCGAGTTTGCCGATTGCCAGGCCAATGGGGTGACGGACATTGCGGAAATCCAGGTCGGCATGGATGGTATCGCCATCGCCTCGGCAAAGGGCGGCATCACGATGGATCTGACGCCAGAGCAGCTTTACCGCGCGCTGGCCGCCAATCCCTATGGGGAGGCGCAGACCACCAACACCTGGAACGACGTCGACCCCTCGCTGCCCAACCTGCCGATCCTGGTGTACGGCCCGCCGACCACCTCGGGCACGCGAGACGCCTTTGAAGAACTGATCATGCTGGCCGGGTGCGAGAGCAACGCCGCGTTCGCCGCCACCGAAGAAGCGGACGAAGACGCCTACGAAACCACCTGCACCGAATTGCGCAGCGACGGCAAATATGTCGACCAGGGCGAACAGGACAACCTGATCGTGCAGAAGATCGAAGGCAACGAGAACGCCATTGGCGTGTTCGGATATTCCTATCTGGAAGAGAACGCCGACCGTTTGCAGGGCCTGCACATCAACGGTGTCGAACCGACCTACGACAACATCGCCAGCTTCGCTTATCCCGGGGCCCGTCCGCTCTACATCTACGTGAAGAAGGAGCATATCGGCATCATTCCTGGCTTGCAGGAGTTCCTGTCCACCTGGGTTGCAAGCTGGGGAGAAGACGGCGTGCTGGCCCAGATTGGGCTTGTGACCAACCGCGGTGACGTTATGGCGGCGCAGACCAGCGCCGTGACCGATCTTCCGAGCCTGACGGCGCAAGATCTTCAGTAG
- the pstC gene encoding phosphate ABC transporter permease subunit PstC, whose translation MSPVIPLLLALGLGLAGWLVARARAWTFKRAAPHGRIAALPQYHAWYAALWIAVPLLLFFLLWDYVSGQLIMAHVLASPEAAALPQSGLRRDTILNEAFSIASGTSNRVLNEESVALAEPFRQAVSRYQLIGIAIGLVIAGAAAAWAFLRLKPDFAARTKVERLVLAALLLASLVAILTTLGIFVTLVFETVRFFGMISPIDFLFGTHWNPDPMGNAANPDPSRYGAIPLFWGTLFIGAIIAMIVAIPLGMMSAIYLTQYARPATRKWIKPALEVLAGVPTVVYGYFAALTVAPAIRDMALAIGVSNPSSESALAAGLVMGVMIIPFVSSMADDSIAAVPQAMRDGSLAMGATANETIRRVLVPAALPGIVGGVMLAVSRAIGETMIVVMAASTAATLSANPLDSMTTVTVQIVALLTGEGSFDHPATLAAFALGFVLFLVTLALNFIALRVVKRFREAYE comes from the coding sequence ATGTCACCAGTCATACCGCTTCTCCTGGCCCTGGGCCTCGGGCTTGCCGGTTGGCTGGTGGCCCGGGCGCGCGCCTGGACCTTCAAACGCGCCGCCCCCCACGGCCGCATCGCCGCGCTGCCCCAATACCATGCCTGGTATGCCGCGCTGTGGATCGCGGTGCCGTTGCTGTTGTTCTTCTTGCTGTGGGATTACGTCAGCGGGCAGCTGATCATGGCCCATGTGCTCGCCAGCCCAGAAGCTGCGGCCCTGCCGCAATCCGGGCTGCGCCGCGATACCATCCTGAACGAAGCCTTCAGCATTGCCTCCGGTACGTCCAACCGCGTGCTGAACGAGGAATCCGTCGCGCTCGCAGAGCCGTTCCGGCAGGCGGTTTCCCGCTATCAGCTGATCGGCATCGCGATAGGCCTCGTCATCGCCGGCGCGGCGGCGGCCTGGGCTTTCCTGCGCCTCAAACCCGATTTTGCCGCGCGCACGAAGGTGGAGCGGCTGGTGCTCGCCGCGCTTTTGCTCGCCTCGCTGGTCGCCATTCTCACCACGCTCGGCATCTTCGTGACGCTGGTGTTCGAGACGGTGCGCTTCTTCGGCATGATCTCGCCGATCGATTTCCTGTTCGGCACCCATTGGAACCCCGATCCGATGGGCAATGCCGCCAATCCGGATCCCAGTCGCTACGGAGCGATCCCGCTGTTCTGGGGGACGCTGTTCATCGGCGCGATCATCGCCATGATCGTGGCCATTCCGCTCGGCATGATGAGCGCGATCTATCTCACCCAGTACGCGCGGCCCGCAACGCGCAAATGGATCAAGCCCGCGCTCGAGGTGCTCGCCGGCGTGCCGACCGTGGTCTACGGCTATTTCGCCGCGCTGACCGTGGCCCCCGCCATCCGTGACATGGCGCTGGCGATAGGAGTCTCGAACCCGTCCAGCGAAAGCGCGCTTGCCGCCGGCCTGGTGATGGGCGTGATGATCATTCCCTTCGTCTCCTCGATGGCCGACGATTCGATTGCCGCCGTGCCGCAGGCCATGCGTGACGGGTCTCTCGCCATGGGCGCCACTGCTAACGAGACGATCCGCCGCGTTCTGGTCCCCGCCGCGCTGCCCGGCATCGTGGGCGGAGTGATGCTGGCTGTCAGCCGCGCCATAGGCGAAACCATGATCGTGGTCATGGCCGCCTCCACCGCCGCCACGCTCAGCGCCAATCCGCTCGATTCCATGACGACCGTCACCGTGCAGATCGTCGCCCTGCTCACCGGCGAGGGCAGTTTCGACCACCCCGCCACGCTCGCCGCCTTTGCCCTGGGTTTCGTGCTGTTCCTGGTGACGCTGGCGCTCAATTTCATCGCCCTGCGCGTGGTGAAGAGGTTCCGAGAAGCCTATGAGTGA
- the recJ gene encoding single-stranded-DNA-specific exonuclease RecJ, giving the protein MDAIGNVLGISRSLSGKSWRWRGGNMDFGAQGPGLDSDIATQLLLSRGVARGDLDLHRNPALRGFLPDPSAFQDMDRAAERIAEAVITREPVTVYGDYDVDGATSAALIIRLLRMLGHDARHYIPDRLLEGYGPSGSALLTIGEQGSSLIVTVDCGAMAHEALGMAHDAGIDVIVVDHHKCSPELPRTYALVNPNRLDESDLAAGHGHLAAVGVAFLVAVAVVRTLRQRGYFDSTRAEPDLFALLDLVALGTVADVAAIRGLNRAFVAQGLKVMARRANTGMAALIDASRLKAAPKASDCGFALGPRINAGGRVGEATLGVRLLTTDDPDEARAIAETLSRLNDERRAIEAMVQEEAEEQVAAQHNRSVIVCAGLGWHPGVIGIVAGRIKEKTGKPAVVIALDAETGEGKGSARSISGVDLGAAIIGASESGLLVKGGGHAMAAGMTIKADKLDAFTQWLDERLAGPVARASESQEMLLDLSIAPGGLTPELVEALDSAGPYGVGWPGPRVAVGPVHLVKADVVGNDHLRVIAAGKDGGSFKAIAFRAAESDMGQALLHGASGRRLWLAGRVKIDDWGNRPAAELHLEDAAWAD; this is encoded by the coding sequence ATGGACGCGATTGGCAATGTTTTGGGTATTTCCCGCTCGCTGTCCGGGAAATCATGGCGCTGGCGCGGCGGGAACATGGACTTTGGTGCGCAGGGTCCGGGACTGGACTCGGACATCGCGACCCAGCTCCTGCTGTCTCGCGGCGTTGCGCGGGGTGATCTGGACTTGCACCGCAACCCGGCCCTGCGCGGGTTCCTGCCCGATCCCAGCGCCTTTCAGGACATGGACCGCGCCGCCGAGCGGATTGCCGAGGCCGTCATCACGCGTGAGCCCGTCACCGTCTATGGCGATTACGACGTCGACGGGGCGACCAGCGCAGCGCTGATCATCCGCCTCCTGCGGATGCTCGGTCACGACGCCCGGCATTACATCCCCGATCGCCTGCTCGAAGGGTACGGCCCAAGCGGGTCGGCGCTGCTCACCATCGGTGAACAGGGGTCCAGCCTGATTGTCACCGTCGACTGCGGGGCCATGGCGCACGAGGCGCTGGGGATGGCGCACGATGCCGGGATCGACGTGATCGTTGTGGATCACCACAAGTGTTCTCCCGAGCTTCCCCGGACCTATGCGCTGGTCAACCCCAACCGGCTGGACGAAAGCGACCTTGCAGCCGGCCACGGCCATCTCGCGGCAGTCGGCGTCGCGTTCCTGGTGGCGGTGGCCGTGGTTCGCACGTTGCGCCAGCGCGGTTATTTCGATTCGACTCGTGCGGAGCCGGACCTGTTTGCTCTCCTTGATCTGGTGGCATTGGGCACGGTGGCGGACGTTGCGGCAATTCGCGGGCTGAACCGCGCCTTCGTCGCGCAAGGGCTCAAGGTCATGGCGCGCCGGGCCAACACCGGCATGGCGGCCCTGATCGACGCAAGCCGGTTGAAGGCCGCGCCCAAGGCCAGCGACTGCGGCTTTGCCCTGGGCCCGCGCATCAATGCCGGCGGACGGGTGGGCGAGGCGACGCTGGGCGTGCGCCTGCTGACCACCGACGATCCCGACGAAGCGCGCGCCATCGCCGAAACGCTCAGCCGTCTCAACGACGAGCGGCGCGCGATAGAGGCGATGGTGCAGGAAGAGGCCGAGGAACAGGTTGCCGCCCAGCACAACCGCAGCGTGATTGTCTGCGCCGGTCTGGGCTGGCATCCTGGCGTGATTGGCATCGTGGCCGGTCGCATCAAGGAAAAGACCGGCAAGCCTGCCGTGGTCATTGCCCTCGATGCCGAGACCGGCGAAGGCAAGGGTTCCGCCCGATCGATCTCCGGGGTGGACCTTGGCGCAGCAATCATCGGCGCAAGCGAAAGCGGCCTGCTGGTCAAGGGCGGCGGGCACGCCATGGCGGCAGGGATGACGATAAAGGCCGACAAGCTCGACGCGTTTACCCAATGGCTCGACGAGCGGCTGGCGGGACCGGTGGCGCGCGCGTCGGAATCGCAGGAAATGCTGCTCGATCTGTCCATCGCACCCGGCGGCCTGACGCCCGAGCTGGTCGAGGCCCTCGACAGTGCCGGACCCTACGGCGTCGGCTGGCCCGGACCGCGCGTTGCCGTGGGGCCGGTGCATCTGGTGAAGGCGGACGTGGTCGGCAACGATCACCTGCGCGTCATCGCTGCGGGCAAGGACGGCGGCAGCTTCAAGGCCATCGCGTTTCGCGCCGCGGAAAGCGACATGGGCCAGGCCCTGCTCCACGGCGCAAGCGGGCGCCGCCTGTGGCTGGCAGGCCGCGTCAAGATCGACGACTGGGGCAATCGCCCCGCCGCAGAACTGCACCTGGAGGATGCCGCCTGGGCGGATTGA